The following proteins are encoded in a genomic region of Cataglyphis hispanica isolate Lineage 1 chromosome 1, ULB_Chis1_1.0, whole genome shotgun sequence:
- the LOC126854257 gene encoding methyltransferase-like 26, producing the protein MFDENIIHYTVNHRFNTMAAKKLIYPAADRNKDPILSVLKRYIQHGINQTFLEIASGSGQHVAHFAPHFPHVTFYPSEYEPRLLESIAAHANGYSNIKSPIRIDVIEDYRLWGNGIFKPNSLEYIYNANMIHISPYQCTIGLFSNAGQLLKPNGLLITYGPYAFDGQITPQSNVNFDKSLRLQDPNWGLRDVRDLKKLAEEHNIKLIQVVDMPANNNTLIWRKIMHS; encoded by the exons atgtttGATGAG AATATCATTCATTACACTGTTAATCACAG GTTCAATACTATGGCTGCTAAAAAACTCATTTATCCTGCGGCGGACCGTAATAAGGATCCCATATTATCGGTTTTAAAACGATATATTCAACACGGCATCAATCAGACCTTCTTGGAGATAGCCTCCGGTTCGGGACAACATGTGGCGCATTTCGCGCCACATTTTCCACACGTCACATTTTATCCCTCCGAGTACGAGCCACGACTTTTGGAGAGCATTGCTGCACACGCAAACGGATATTCGAATATAAAAAGTCCTATAAGAATTGATGTCATCGAGGACTATCGCCTATGGGGTAATGGTATCTTCAAGCCAAACAgcttagaatatatatataacgcaaatatgatacatatttcgCCGTATCAGTGCACCATCGGTTTATTTAGTAATGCGGGACAATTGCTGAAGCCGAACGGACTGCTAATTACATATGGACCATATGCCTTTGATGGTCAGATCACACCTCAGAGTAATGTAAATTTCGATAAGTCTTTAAGATTGCAAGATCCGAATTGGGGTTTACGAGATGTAAGAGATTTGAAAAAGTTGGCTGAggaacataatattaaattaatccagGTTGTTGATATGCCTGCtaacaataatacattaatttggagaaaaattatgcattcGTAA
- the LOC126853365 gene encoding kelch-like protein 41b isoform X2, translating to MSLLCDWQTSKQKLSERGQYLLETGQWSDCKFIVGQEPQQQTLKGHKLFLAMSSPVFEAMFFGGMAEKNDPIPIKDVQPEAFKALLEYIYTDKVELGSFELACELCYCAKKYMLPCLVEECTKYLWSDLSPKKACRAYEFAQLFEEPVLMDKCLQIIRTKTDEILKESSWEDVELGTLLKVLDQDDLQINSEIELFTGLEQWAKAECSRKSLDPTNGKSLKSVIGNALSKIRFLSLTPQEFAGGPGTSPLLTKDEAFDILMNILRNDNKTPMPEGFCTNSNSRAKPVKSQTINLMFGLLEEEKTRPSMFNNNPYLNIPVRTGLLNDREPSSTLRETSPIFGGRHDLVINKDSGSLPNSSSTGVLVREGPKYYCLRSIVQQTDCLNTNVLDCSVTFSVDKNICVVGVQVPTQIAAASSFTHAIHGDTSYTEILYAHLLDCDGTRLTYTHFTTKANFGTLVEITFNRPVYIQKHKVYRVGVVFNKAGWYPVGVCAQNMSCDSVFFSFGVGNSAHAIRDGLIRSIVFTYH from the exons ATGAGCCTGCTCTGCGACTGGCAGACCAGCAAACAGAAACTTTCGGAGCGTGGCCAGTACTTGCTGGAGACTGGACAATGGTCCGATTGTAAGTTTATTGTTGGGCAAGAACCTCAACAACAGACTCTCAAAGGCCATAAATTGTTTCTGGCAATGTCTAGTCCAGTTTTTGAGGCTATGTTCTTTGGCGGCATGGCAGAAAAGAATGATCCGATACCAATAAAGGATGTTCAGCCTGAAGCGTTTAAGGCTTtgttggaatatatatatacagataaagTGGAATTAGGATCTTTCGAGTTAGCTTGTGAGTTATGTTATTGTGCCAAGAAATACATGCTGCCATGCTTAGTAGAAGAATGCACAAAGTATCTCTGGTCAGATCTCTCACCGAAAAAGGCATGTAGGGCATACGAGTTTGCTCAACTATTTGAAGAACCTGTGTTGATGGACAAGTGTCTGCAAATCATACGCACAAAGACGgatgaaatattaaaggaATCTAGTTGGGAGGATGTGGAGCTGGGAACACTTCTCAAGGTCTTAGACCAAGATGATTTGCAGATCAATTCGGAGATAGAATTATTTACTGGACTGGAACAATGGGCCAAGGCAGAATGTTCTAGGAAATCTCTTGATCCAACCAATGGAAAATCTTTAAAGTCTGTTATTGGAAATGCactttcaaaaataagatttttgagTTTGACTCCGCAAGAGTTTGCAGGGGGTCCTGGTACATCTCCTCTACTCACAAAAGATGAagcttttgatatattaatgaatatattacgtAATGACAACAAAACACCTATGCCCGAAGGTTTCTGTACTAATTCGAATAGCAGAGCAAAGCCAGTAAAATCTCAAACTATAAATCTG atgtTTGGTCttttagaagaagaaaaaacaagACCAtctatgtttaataataatccataTTTGAATATTCCGGTGCGTACTGGCCTTCTAAATGATAGGGAACCTAGCAGTACATTGCGAGAAACTTCACCGATATTCGGAGGGAGACATGACCTAGTAATAAATAAGGATTCTGGAAGTTTACCAAATTCCTCTTCCACGGGAGTGCTCGTACGCGAGGGACCAAAATATTACTGCCTCAGATCGATAGTTCAACAAACAGATTGCTTGAATACAAATGTACTGGATTGTTCCGTCACATTCAGTGTGGATAAGAACATTTGTGTAGTGGGTGTACAAGTTCCCACGCAAATCGCCGCG GCGAGCAGTTTTACTCACGCTATACATGGTGATACGTCTTACACCGAAATCTTGTATGCTCATCTTCTCGACTGCGACGGCACACGTTTGACGTACACACACTTCACCACTAAAGCGAATTTTGGCACCCTCGtggaaattacttttaatcgaCCAGTTTACATTCAGAAGCATAAG GTTTACCGAGTTGGTGTGGTATTTAATAAGGCTGGATGGTATCCAGTAGGAGTTTGTGCCCAAAATATGTCCTGTGATTCTGTGTTCTTCTCATTCGGAGTTGGTAATAGTGCACATGCGATTCGTGACGGTCTTATTCGATCTATAGTTTTCACATATCATTAG
- the LOC126853365 gene encoding uncharacterized protein LOC126853365 isoform X1: MSLLCDWQTSKQKLSERGQYLLETGQWSDCKFIVGQEPQQQTLKGHKLFLAMSSPVFEAMFFGGMAEKNDPIPIKDVQPEAFKALLEYIYTDKVELGSFELACELCYCAKKYMLPCLVEECTKYLWSDLSPKKACRAYEFAQLFEEPVLMDKCLQIIRTKTDEILKESSWEDVELGTLLKVLDQDDLQINSEIELFTGLEQWAKAECSRKSLDPTNGKSLKSVIGNALSKIRFLSLTPQEFAGGPGTSPLLTKDEAFDILMNILRNDNKTPMPEGFCTNSNSRAKPVKSQTINLVRGTIVYPKMFGLLEEEKTRPSMFNNNPYLNIPVRTGLLNDREPSSTLRETSPIFGGRHDLVINKDSGSLPNSSSTGVLVREGPKYYCLRSIVQQTDCLNTNVLDCSVTFSVDKNICVVGVQVPTQIAAASSFTHAIHGDTSYTEILYAHLLDCDGTRLTYTHFTTKANFGTLVEITFNRPVYIQKHKVYRVGVVFNKAGWYPVGVCAQNMSCDSVFFSFGVGNSAHAIRDGLIRSIVFTYH; encoded by the exons ATGAGCCTGCTCTGCGACTGGCAGACCAGCAAACAGAAACTTTCGGAGCGTGGCCAGTACTTGCTGGAGACTGGACAATGGTCCGATTGTAAGTTTATTGTTGGGCAAGAACCTCAACAACAGACTCTCAAAGGCCATAAATTGTTTCTGGCAATGTCTAGTCCAGTTTTTGAGGCTATGTTCTTTGGCGGCATGGCAGAAAAGAATGATCCGATACCAATAAAGGATGTTCAGCCTGAAGCGTTTAAGGCTTtgttggaatatatatatacagataaagTGGAATTAGGATCTTTCGAGTTAGCTTGTGAGTTATGTTATTGTGCCAAGAAATACATGCTGCCATGCTTAGTAGAAGAATGCACAAAGTATCTCTGGTCAGATCTCTCACCGAAAAAGGCATGTAGGGCATACGAGTTTGCTCAACTATTTGAAGAACCTGTGTTGATGGACAAGTGTCTGCAAATCATACGCACAAAGACGgatgaaatattaaaggaATCTAGTTGGGAGGATGTGGAGCTGGGAACACTTCTCAAGGTCTTAGACCAAGATGATTTGCAGATCAATTCGGAGATAGAATTATTTACTGGACTGGAACAATGGGCCAAGGCAGAATGTTCTAGGAAATCTCTTGATCCAACCAATGGAAAATCTTTAAAGTCTGTTATTGGAAATGCactttcaaaaataagatttttgagTTTGACTCCGCAAGAGTTTGCAGGGGGTCCTGGTACATCTCCTCTACTCACAAAAGATGAagcttttgatatattaatgaatatattacgtAATGACAACAAAACACCTATGCCCGAAGGTTTCTGTACTAATTCGAATAGCAGAGCAAAGCCAGTAAAATCTCAAACTATAAATCTGGTACGTGGTACTATAGTATATCCCAAA atgtTTGGTCttttagaagaagaaaaaacaagACCAtctatgtttaataataatccataTTTGAATATTCCGGTGCGTACTGGCCTTCTAAATGATAGGGAACCTAGCAGTACATTGCGAGAAACTTCACCGATATTCGGAGGGAGACATGACCTAGTAATAAATAAGGATTCTGGAAGTTTACCAAATTCCTCTTCCACGGGAGTGCTCGTACGCGAGGGACCAAAATATTACTGCCTCAGATCGATAGTTCAACAAACAGATTGCTTGAATACAAATGTACTGGATTGTTCCGTCACATTCAGTGTGGATAAGAACATTTGTGTAGTGGGTGTACAAGTTCCCACGCAAATCGCCGCG GCGAGCAGTTTTACTCACGCTATACATGGTGATACGTCTTACACCGAAATCTTGTATGCTCATCTTCTCGACTGCGACGGCACACGTTTGACGTACACACACTTCACCACTAAAGCGAATTTTGGCACCCTCGtggaaattacttttaatcgaCCAGTTTACATTCAGAAGCATAAG GTTTACCGAGTTGGTGTGGTATTTAATAAGGCTGGATGGTATCCAGTAGGAGTTTGTGCCCAAAATATGTCCTGTGATTCTGTGTTCTTCTCATTCGGAGTTGGTAATAGTGCACATGCGATTCGTGACGGTCTTATTCGATCTATAGTTTTCACATATCATTAG
- the LOC126853294 gene encoding ATPase WRNIP1-like: MDIDKISCPICGKEFAFSVIESHANKCLFFNESVKDETTTLLKDSSPVNKKSKLKPTNVNKANQVFIKRKSSLDQFPSQNFQEEDVKDDMLQKSISSECKKLRGNERIPLAEQMRPTSLLNFVGQTHILGPRTMLSELLQKKEIPNMILWGPPGCGKTSLANVIAYMCKNDTSRKLRYVKLSAAMAGVQEVKEVISVAANHAKFAQRTIVFMDEIHRFNKTQQDVFLPHVESGTITLIGATTENPSFSLNSALLSRCRVIVLHKLSIANLVWILKRAVISLEGIIHMSDKSRLQSEESTSKEDKIEMESPYNTKFIIDEPTIQWLAETCDGDARIALGGLEMAVRSKALNEKELLDIGPAIITLNDIEESLKKTHMLYDKKGDQHYDTISALHKSVRASDENASLYWLTRMISGGEDPVYIARRLVRMASEDIGLADPKALGIAMHTMHGCKMIGMPECDVLLAQCTIYLARAPKSRLMEDALRAAQKVVAEHKGPQPGVPLYLRNAPTRLMKDLGYSKGYNMRHKDESELSYLPEGLEDLDFFGDDDTM; the protein is encoded by the exons atggatattgataaaatatcatgtCCAATATGTGGCAAGGAATTTGCTTTTTCTGTTATCGAATCTCATGCCAACAAGTGCTTATTCTTTAATGAATCTGTGAAAGATGAAACCACAACTTTGCTTAAAGATTCAAGtcctgtaaataaaaaaagcaaattgaAACCAACAAATGTAAACAAAGCAAATCAAgtgtttataaaaagaaagagttctTTGGATCAGTTTCCCTCCCAAAATTTTCAAGAGGAAGATGTTAAAGATGACATGCTACAAAAaagt atAAGCAGTGAATGCAAGAAATTGCGTGGAAATGAACGTATACCTCTTGCAGAACAGATGAGACCtacatcattattaaattttgtcggCCAGACACATATTCTTGGACCACGCACTATGCTATCAGAACTCTTGCAAAAGAAGGAAATACCCAATATGATTCTCTGGGGTCCACCTGGATGTGGCAAG ACATCTTTGGCTAATGTTATCGCATATATGTGCAAAAACGACACAAGTCGTAAACTCCGATACGTTAAGCTCTCTGCGGCCATGGCTGGTGTCCAAGAGGTAAAAGAAGTTATTAGTGTGGCCGCAAATCATGCCAAATTTGCGCAGCGAACGATAGTGTTCATGGACGAGATACACAGATTTAACAAGACACAGCAGGATGTTTTCTTACCACACGTCGAATCAGGAACTATCACTCTCATTGGTGCTACGACAGAAAATCCCTCATTCAGTCTAAACTCTGCATTATTAAGCAGATGCAGAGTAATTGTCTTACACAAATTATCTATTGCAAATTTGGTATGGATTTTAAAACGTGCTGTAATTTCACTGGAAGGTATAATACACATGTCGGATAAAAGCAGATTGCAAAGTGAAGAAAGTACTTCAAAAGAAGACAAGATCGAAATGGAGTCGCCCTATAATACAAAGTTTATTATAGACGAACCAACAATACAGTGGTTGGCTGAAACTTGTGATGGTGATGCTCGAATAGCTTTAGGAGGGCTAGAAATGGCTGTGCGATCTAAAGCACTGAATGAAAAGGAACTACTAGACATTGGGCCAGCTATAATAACGCTGAACGACATCGAGGAGAGTCTGAAAAAGACGCACATGTTGTACGATAAGAAGGGTGATCAACATTACGACACGATTTCCGCATTACACAAATCAGTTAGAGCCAGTGACGAAAATGCTTCTCTTTATTGGTTGACTAGAATGATCTCTGGCGGTGAAGATCCGGTTTATATTGCACGAAGATTAGTGAGGATGGCTAGTGAAGATATCGGTTTAGCTGATCCAAAAGCTCTTG ggATAGCGATGCACACAATGCACGGTTGCAAAATGATCGGGATGCCGGAATGCGATGTTCTTTTGGCgcaatgtacaatatatttagcGAGAGCTCCAAAATCCAGACTAATGGAAGACGCACTTAGAGCCGCACAAAAAGTTGTAGCTGAACATAAGGGCCCACAACCAGGAGTGCCCTTATATCTAAGAAATGCTCCTACAAGACTCATGAAAGATTTAG GATATAGCAAAGGATATAATATGAGGCACAAAGATGAATCTGAATTGAGTTATCTGCCAGAGGGATTGGAAGATTTAGATTTCTTTGGTGATGATgatacaatgtaa
- the LOC126852780 gene encoding protein O-mannosyltransferase 1, translating into MEVRRRRTRPQNAKQSTHVENNVNAMINQSRNQKDDEALDNPIESNIANTSDFIEPKQLVSNDAVCARIKINLEIDLIATILLVTGILTRLYRLEEPRNIVFDELHYGKYVGLYMKRTFFFDSHPPLGKQLVSAAAYLAGFDGQFKFDRIGSPYGDTVPLYALRLVPAICGSLLIPTGYHLILELGLKQWTATIGGILLLLDNALLTQSRFILMESILMQFSLLGLLCIVKFRKIMDRPTSTSWWIWLILGVANLTCAMCVKYVGFYSMVLALFLIVRDYWSLLPKRTLSSTMLWIHLLIRLVVLIAVIATVYLSIFYVHLAILSKAGPHDSVMTSAFQASLEGGLASITKGQPLEVTHGSQITLRHTYGRACWLHSHNHVYPLRYPDGRGSSHQQQVTCYSFKDVNNWWIVKRPDRNDLVVTKPSKPIRHGDVIQLVHGITSRALNSHDVAAPMTPQSQEVSCYIDYNVSMPSQNLWRVEITNRDHSGDAWHAIQSQVRLIHVHTNGAEFALKFSGRQLPDWGFNQHEVVADRLMDQTNSIWNVEEHRYTKSEDQKQRERDLISAEMIPLQATALSFWEKFAELQIKMLFGGQEGQNSHMYSSGPLEWPLMSRGIAYWVSNDSNAQVHLLGNIVIWYSGTISVIVYSGLLIFYLMRRRRKCFDIAEEEWEKFINNAYILLTGYLLHFLPFLFVERTLFLHHYLPAFIFKVLLTAATIDHMYYLIGSHRPWNISLYILTCGTIAWILFVIYVFKKFIVFSHGTSALSAKDVIKLRWKDTWDFIVHKT; encoded by the exons ATGGAAGTCCGGCGCAGACGAACGAGACCACAGAACGCTAAACAGAGCACACATGTAGAAAATAATGTCAACGCGATGATAAATCAATCAAGAAATCAAAAGGATGATGAG GCACTAGACAATCCAATAGAAAGTAACATAGCAAATACATCAGATTTTATCGAGCCAAAGCAACTTGTATCGAATGATGCAGTTTGTGCACGGATCAAGATAAATTTGGAGATCGATCTGATAGCGACAATTTTACTAGTTACAGGCATCCTCACTCGCCTTTATCGTCTCGAGGAACCACGTAATATAGT attTGATGAACTGCATTATGGCAAATACGTCGGATTATATATGAAGAGAACGTTCTTTTTCGACTCTCATCCGCCTCTGGGAAAGCAATTGGTTTCCGCAGCGGCTTACTTGGCTGGATTCGATGGACAATTCAAGTTCGACAGAATCGGAAGTCCTTACGGCGATACGGTTCCTCTGTACGCTTTACGCCTAGTACCAGCAATATGCGGTAGTCTACTGATCCCAACGGGATATCATCTCATTTTAGAGCTGGGCTTGAAGCAATGGACCGCGACAATTGGCGGAATTCTATTATTACTCG ACAATGCGTTGTTGACACAGTCCAGATTTATCCTGATGGAAAGTATTTTGATGCAATTCTCTTTGCTTGGTTTGTTATGCATTGTAAAATTTCGGAAAATTATGGACCGACCGACATCCACGTCCTGGTGGATTTGGCTGATATTAGGCGTCGCGAACTTAACATGCGCGATGTG TGTAAAATATGTTGGATTTTACTCAATGGTTCTCGCGCTTTTCTTAATTGTTCGCGATTACTGGTCCCTGCTTCCAAAGAGGACTTTGTCGAGTACAATGTTGTGGATTCATCTTCTAATAAGACTTGTCGTGTTGATCGCCGTTATTGCCACCGTGTATCTaagcatattttatgtacatttgGCGATACTCTCAAAAGCAGGGCCACATGATTCGGTCATGACGAGCGCGTTTCAAGCGAGTTTGGAAGGAGGACTCGCCAGTATCACGAAGGGGCAACCTTTGGAAGTGACACATGGTTCACAGATCACGCTCCGACATACGTACGGCAGAGCTTGCTGGCTACACAGTCACAACCATGTATATCCGTTGCGATATCCCGATGGTCGTGGCAGTTCTCATCAGCAGCAGGTTACTTGTTATTCATTTAAGGATGTTAACAACTGGTGGATTGTCAAAAGACCAGATAGGAACGATCTAGTGGTGACGAAACCCAGCAAACCTATCCGGCACGGCGACGTGATTCAACTAGTACACGGAATCACAAGCAGAGCGTTAAACTCACACGACGTCGCGGCGCCGATGACGCCACAAAGTCAAGAGGTGTCGTGCTATATCGATTATAATGTGTCGATGCCATCGCAAAATCTCTGGCGGGTGGAGATCACAAACAGAGATCACTCCGGCGATGCGTGGCACGCAATACAGAGCCAAGTGCGGTTGATACACGTGCACACAAACGGAGCGGAGTTTGCGTTAAAGTTCAGCGGCAGACAATTGCCTGACTGGGGCTTTAATCAGCACGAGGTGGTGGCGGACCGGCTGATGGACCAGACCAATTCCATCTGGAACGTCGAGGAGCATCGTTATACCAAAAGCGAAGACCAGAAGCAACGGGAACGGGACCTAATTAGTGCGGAGATGATACCATTGCAGGCTACCGCATTAAGCTTTTGGGAGAAATTTGCAGAACTGCAGATCAAAATGTTATTTGGCGGTCAGGAGGGTCAAAATAGTCATATGTATTCCAGCGGACCGCTTGAATGGCCATTGATGTCCCGGGGAATCGCGTACTGGGTGTCCAATGACAGTAAT GCACAAGTACATCTTTTGGGAAACATCGTGATTTGGTATTCTGGCACAATTTCGGTAATCGTGTATTcaggattattaatattttatttgatgagaagaagaagaaaatgctTTGATATTGCCGAGGAAGAatgggaaaaatttattaacaatgcttatatattgttaactGGATATCTTCTTCATTTCTtgccttttttatttgttgaacGAACTTTGTTTTTGCATCATTACTTACCAGCCTTTATTTTCAAAGTCTTATTAACAGCAGCCACAATTgatcatatgtattatttaattgg CTCTCATCGTCCATGgaacatttcattatatattctaacatGTGGTACTATCGCTTGGATACTATTTGTcatttatgtgtttaaaaaattcattgtatTTAGTCATGGAACATCAGCTCTCAGTGCCAAGGATGTGATAAAATTGAGATGGAAAGATACCTGggattttattgtacataaaacGTAA
- the LOC126853107 gene encoding dnaJ homolog subfamily C member 21, with amino-acid sequence MKCHYEILGVERNASDNDIKKAYRKLALKWHPDKNLDNPNEAKEQFQLVQQAWEILSDPHERTWYDNHREAILKGGIGENYKDDSINLFPYFSTTCFKGYKDDETGFYTVYRNVFEKLVAEDAEFAKDDEFVDEVPGFGDSLSSYEDVVHDFYAYWQSYSTKKSYAWLDPYDIREMPNRRVFRLAEKENKKVREKAKRERNEQVRNLVAFVRKRDKRVQAYAEKLAERARENFRKAEERRKAHLLERQKLLHDHNESEWSKFSNIEAELKKIEANLTAEFGMDSKEAITEKNNILYCIACNKIFKTHKAFTNHENSRKHKENVSMLKHLTIDDNDDLLDNSRESDSSTESISLNELKLATNSQMPDFLLNPQSDMTQPDDENNEDTSSAELMSDDEKNSESINEKRKMDNGDIPLATEPQMSESISFSSKIENEDDNITSEDELISDQEEEIPLSYPQKKKKKRNALNLHTMMDHASDEDTESTNEEMWLSKKQRKKLQQKKVTKNKVQNNEETHNKKIQQANDESELARSELEETDIVNERLKSSKIKKACKKEDRENKSKNKTDPIINVDDHCCISCSLKFPSKNKLFEHLKKTGHSVYIPELMKNKKEKQKKEKTVPKGKDTSDKKRR; translated from the coding sequence atgaaGTGTCACTATGAAATATTAGGAGTTGAAAGAAACGCTTCTgacaatgatataaaaaaagcatacaGGAAGCTAGCATTAAAATGGCATCCAGATAAGAACCTTGATAATCCAAATGAAGCAAAGGAACAATTTCAACTTGTCCAACAAGCATGGGAGATACTGAGTGATCCCCATGAGCGTACCTGGTACGACAATCATCGAGAAGCCATCCTGAAGGGTGGTATTGGAGAAAATTACAAGGACGACTCCATTAATCTTTTCCCATACTTCTCCACTACATGCTTCAAGGGTTATAAGGATGATGAGACAGGTTTCTACACTGTTTATCGAAATGTCTTCGAAAAATTAGTCGCGGAGGACGCCGAATTTGCTAAAGACGATGAGTTTGTTGATGAGGTCCCTGGCTTCGGCGATTCTCTGAGTTCCTATGAAGATGTAGTGCATGATTTCTATGCCTACTGGCAAAGTTACAGCACCAAGAAATCCTATGCTTGGTTGGATCCATACGATATACGTGAGATGCCAAACCGGCGTGTCTTCAGGCTCGctgagaaagagaataagaaaGTACGCGAAAAGGCGAAACGTGAGAGAAATGAGCAAGTGCGTAATCTGGTCGCTTTCGTCCGTAAACGTGACAAGCGAGTGCAAGCTTACGCGGAGAAGTTGGCCGAACGTGCTCGCGAGAACTTTCGCAAGGCAGAAGAGCGCAGGAAGGCGCATTTGTTGGAGAGGCAGAAACTGTTGCATGATCACAACGAATCCGAGTGGTCCAAATTCTCGAATATTGAGGCGGAACTGAAAAAGATAGAGGCGAATCTGACAGCGGAATTTGGAATGGACAGTAAGGAAGCAATCACGGAGAAAAACAACATACTTTATTGCATCGCCTGCAATAAGATTTTCAAAACGCACAAAGCCTTTACGAACCATGAGAACTCGAGAAAGCACAAAGAAAATGTCAGCATGCTCAAGCACCTCACAATAGATGATAACGACGATCTCCTTGACAATTCTCGTGAAAGCGATTCAAGCACAGAATCAATTTCTCTAAATGAGCTCAAGTTAGCAACAAACTCGCAAATGCCCGATTTCTTACTGAACCCCCAGAGTGACATGACACAACCAGATGATGAGAACAATGAAGATACTTCTTCAGCCGAACTAATGTCagacgatgaaaaaaattcagaatcgataaacgaaaaaagaaagatggatAATGGAGATATTCCATTAGCTACAGAACCACAGATGAGTGAAAGCATTTCGTTCTCCTCTAAGATAGAAAATGAGGATGATAACATAACATCCGAAGACGAATTAATATCTGATCAGGAAGAAGAAATCCCATTGTCATATcctcagaaaaagaaaaaaaagcggaATGCTCTAAATCTACATACTATGATGGATCATGCTAGTGACGAGGACACGGAAAGTACGAATGAAGAAATGTGGTTATCGAAAAAACAACGCAAAAAATTACAGCAAAAGAAGGTAACAAAGAATAAGgtacaaaataatgaagagACACACAATAAGAAGATACAACAAGCAAATGACGAAAGCGAACTAGCAAGAAGCGAACTAGAAGAAACAGATATTGTTAATGAAAGGCTAAAAAGcagtaaaataaagaaagcatGCAAAAAAGAAGACCGAGAGaataagagtaaaaataaaacagatccAATCATAAATGTTGATGATCATTGCTGCATTTCTTGCTCATTGAAATTTCCTagcaaaaacaaattatttgaacatttaaagaaaactGGACATTCGGTGTATATACcagaattaatgaaaaataaaaaggagaaacaaaaaaaagaaaagacagtGCCCAAAGGAAAAGATActtcagataaaaaaagacgttga